In Cervus elaphus chromosome 3, mCerEla1.1, whole genome shotgun sequence, the following proteins share a genomic window:
- the LOC122678779 gene encoding olfactory receptor 10AD1-like, with translation MAYYPNTAYTCQETATGNAKLKKLALSLLCFSCPLSSSRSKPVDLRNGSTVTEFILVGFEQSSPSTRALLFALFLALYSLAMAMNGLIIFITWTDPRLNSPMYFFLGHLSFLDVCFITTTIPQMLVHLVIKNHTLTFVSCMTQMYLVFCVGVTECILLAFMAYDRYAAICHPLSYAHIMSRQVCVSLVSTAWSFGLINGVMLEYMSFRNPFCRDNHIENFFCEAPIVIALSCGDPQFSLRVIFADAIVVLLSPMVLIIISYARILASILGRNSSSGRSKTFSTCASHLTVVIFLYTSAMFSYMNPRTTHGPNKDKPFSLLYTIITPMCNPIIYSFRNKEMKGAMARALGRSNLSQAESV, from the exons ATGGCCTACTACCCAAACACTGCCTATACCTGTCAGGAAACAGCTACAGGGAATGCAAAGCTAAAAAAATTGGCA CTGTCTCTCTTGTGCTTTTCCTGTCCTTTGTCCTCAAGCAGATCCAAGCCAGTGGACCTAAGGAATGGCAGCACCGTGACTGAGTTTATCCTCGTGGGCTTTGAGCAGAGCTCCCCATCCACTCGGGCATTGCTCTTTGCCCTCTTCCTAGCCCTCTACAGCCTGGCCATGGCCATGAACGGCCTCATCATCTTCATCACCTGGACAGACCCCAGGCTCAACagccccatgtacttcttccttggCCACCTGTCCTTCCTGGATGTCTgcttcatcaccaccaccatcccgcAGATGCTGGTCcacttagtgataaagaatcacaCCCTCACCTTTGTCTCTTGCATGACCCAGATGTACTTGGTTTTCTGCGTGGGTGTGACTGAGTGCATCCTCTTGGCTTTCATGGCCTATGACCGTTATGCTGCCATCTGCCACCCACTTAGCTATGCCCACATCATGAGCCGGCAGGTCTGTGTGAGCCTGGTGAGTACTGCCTGGTCCTTTGGGCTGATCAATGGCGTCATGCTTGAGTATATGTCATTCCGGAATCCCTTCTGCAGAGACAACCACATAGAAAACTTCTTCTGTGAGGCCCCCATAGTGATTGCTCTCTCCTGTGGAGACCCCCAGTTTAGCCTGAGAGTCATCTTTGCTGATGCCATTGTGGTGCTGCTCAGCCCCATGGTGCTCATCATCATCTCCTATGCCCGAATCCTGGCCTCCATCCTGGGCAGGAACTCCTCCTCTGGTCGGAGCAAGACTTTCTCTACTTGTGCCTCCCATCTGACTGTGGTCATTTTTCTCTATACCTCAGCCATGTTCTCTTACATGAACCCCCGTACCACACACGGTCCCAACAAAGACAAGCCTTTCTCCCTCCTATACACCATCATCACCCCCATGTGCAACCCCATCATCTACAGTTTCcgaaacaaagaaatgaagggGGCAATGGCGAGGGCCCTTGGGAGGAGCAATCTTTCCCAGGCAGAATCAGTCTAG